In Aureibaculum algae, the following are encoded in one genomic region:
- a CDS encoding class I SAM-dependent methyltransferase — protein MGDYYKTKESVEEYIKLAKNFDGQPFIEKLKQVLTLQSSLLEIGSGPGTDWKILNEFYKVTGSDNSSEFMNHLVSKNPDGNFIELDAISLKTEMKFDGIYSNKVMHHLKDDELIESVRKQNEILNLNGIICHSFWKGEGSEIFKGLFVNYHSVMSLSEAFRKYFEILSVEEYKEFDDNDSLLLIARKK, from the coding sequence ATGGGAGATTATTATAAAACAAAAGAATCTGTTGAAGAATATATTAAATTGGCAAAAAATTTTGATGGACAGCCTTTTATTGAAAAACTTAAACAGGTTTTAACTCTACAATCATCACTACTTGAAATTGGTTCTGGTCCTGGAACAGATTGGAAAATATTAAACGAATTTTATAAGGTCACTGGTTCTGATAATTCAAGTGAATTTATGAATCATTTGGTAAGTAAAAATCCTGATGGCAATTTCATTGAATTAGATGCCATTTCTTTAAAAACGGAAATGAAATTTGATGGAATTTATTCAAACAAAGTAATGCATCATTTAAAAGATGACGAATTAATCGAATCTGTGAGAAAACAAAACGAAATTCTAAATTTAAATGGCATCATTTGTCATTCTTTTTGGAAAGGTGAAGGTTCTGAAATTTTCAAAGGTCTTTTTGTTAATTATCATAGCGTAATGTCTCTTTCAGAAGCGTTTCGAAAATATTTTGAAATTTTATCAGTCGAAGAATATAAAGAATTTGATGACAACGATTCCCTTTTATTGATTGCACGTAAAAAATAA
- a CDS encoding M28 family metallopeptidase, with protein sequence MKNYLKILVLAVLFSNCKNDKESNTDRVEVAQTTIAKHMERLASDEFLGRRPFTEGEVKTVNYLKDEFEKLGLLPGNGESYFQDVPMVEIIGKPTENMTFTNGNESFNLSYLKDFVATTNKTIPEVSLKNSELVFAGYGIVAPEYGWNDYEGVDWKGKTAVVLINDPGFKSGDSTLFKGNTMTYYGRWTYKYEEAARQGAAGVIIIHETEPASYGWNVIESSWSGAKLVIESDAPLVDVETWISGAGAQKLFDISTMKGQDYKTIAHNKDFQPIPLDVNVSVGIQNNIKKDVSKNVVAMIPGTDQKEEFIIYSGHWDHLGVGKAVDGDSIYNGAVDNATGTAGLLAIAEAFKKRKPTKRSIVFIALTGEEQGLLGSAYYAAHPIFDPEKTVANINMDAIASLGKMKDLTITGFGQSEMDEYAKTAAEEQNRYIIPDPTPEMGGFFRSDHFNFAKIGIPALYAAGTYEGFNHSIAEVKAFNDNYGEFKYHQPADNYDANTFELSGIQSDLQLFFNVGLKLGNETHFPKWYEDSEFKAARK encoded by the coding sequence ATGAAAAATTATTTAAAAATTCTAGTACTAGCAGTGCTTTTTAGCAACTGTAAAAATGACAAGGAATCAAACACAGATCGTGTTGAAGTTGCTCAAACCACCATTGCGAAGCACATGGAACGCTTAGCATCAGATGAATTTTTAGGCAGAAGACCATTTACGGAAGGTGAAGTAAAAACCGTAAACTATTTAAAAGATGAATTTGAAAAATTAGGCCTTTTACCAGGAAATGGCGAGAGCTATTTCCAAGATGTTCCTATGGTAGAAATTATAGGCAAACCCACTGAAAACATGACATTTACCAATGGTAATGAAAGTTTTAATTTAAGCTATTTAAAAGATTTTGTAGCAACTACAAATAAAACAATTCCCGAAGTTAGCCTTAAAAACTCCGAATTGGTATTTGCGGGTTACGGCATTGTTGCTCCCGAATATGGTTGGAATGATTATGAAGGTGTTGACTGGAAAGGAAAAACGGCTGTGGTGTTAATTAACGATCCGGGATTTAAATCAGGAGATTCCACCTTGTTTAAAGGAAACACCATGACGTATTATGGTCGTTGGACGTATAAATATGAAGAAGCAGCACGACAAGGTGCGGCTGGCGTAATTATCATTCATGAAACGGAACCTGCTTCATATGGGTGGAACGTAATTGAATCGAGTTGGAGTGGTGCCAAATTGGTCATTGAAAGTGATGCTCCATTGGTAGATGTTGAAACTTGGATTAGTGGTGCCGGTGCTCAAAAATTGTTTGATATATCCACCATGAAAGGGCAAGATTATAAAACCATTGCTCATAACAAAGATTTTCAACCGATTCCACTAGACGTAAACGTTTCGGTGGGGATTCAGAATAACATTAAAAAGGACGTTTCTAAAAATGTTGTCGCTATGATTCCTGGTACGGATCAAAAAGAGGAATTCATCATTTATTCTGGACATTGGGACCATTTAGGCGTAGGTAAAGCGGTAGATGGAGACTCTATTTACAATGGAGCCGTAGATAACGCTACAGGAACAGCCGGTTTATTAGCCATAGCAGAAGCATTTAAGAAGCGTAAACCTACTAAGCGATCTATAGTTTTTATCGCATTAACGGGAGAAGAACAAGGCTTATTAGGTTCTGCCTATTATGCCGCACACCCTATATTTGACCCAGAAAAAACGGTTGCCAATATAAACATGGATGCTATTGCTAGTCTAGGAAAAATGAAAGATTTAACCATTACTGGATTTGGTCAGTCCGAAATGGATGAATACGCAAAAACAGCAGCTGAAGAACAAAACAGGTACATCATACCAGATCCAACGCCAGAAATGGGCGGTTTCTTCAGATCAGACCATTTTAATTTTGCTAAAATTGGCATTCCTGCGTTGTACGCTGCGGGTACTTATGAAGGATTTAATCATAGCATTGCAGAAGTGAAAGCGTTTAATGATAATTATGGAGAATTTAAATACCATCAACCAGCAGATAATTACGATGCCAACACCTTTGAATTGAGCGGTATTCAGTCAGATTTACAACTATTTTTTAATGTTGGCTTAAAATTAGGAAATGAGACTCATTTCCCAAAATGGTATGAGGATAGTGAGTTTAAAGCTGCAAGAAAATAA
- a CDS encoding S9 family peptidase — protein MNTLNHNRTYSLFLGLLMCSLVSFGQTKKPLSLDDYAQWNKITNTAISPNGNWVTFSYVPNEGDATLHIKKTEGDTLRTAINGKQVAFSANSKWVAYLVNPTKKAVEKLKEAKKPILSDLQLLNLESNKVSEVKNVKGYHFSKTSQFIAIQKNPMDKKADHKGSDVLLKDLNKDITLNIGNVANYAFNKEGTLFSYVVDANEDDGNGLFLIDLNTLRTYPLHTGKFTYAQMTWNKKGDRLAALFGTKIDTLVERENKLYYTSNLSSGMTTAIIPNIYSPEGDANFPKPLTICDYGKLTWNKAGTQITFGVKAQKDVIKKDDLLKADVDVWHYKDERIQSRQAVQAKQDEKATFTAVLNLDSKKFIPLENEEMPRVTVSKKSDWAVGSVDTLYRKDLTMVRGYTDLYSINTKTGAKKLIAKKVLRNMGISPNGEWALFSKDGAVMGYQFANGTLSNLTERTGINFANEEYDIPVEKPTYGIAGWSKDGETLLLNHKFDIWIISLNSEAVSNLTQGVGTEGKIRFRLVQLDPEAETFDLTKPLLLYAYGDRTKKSGYYEVTAGKKPKALIYEDKMMGRVLKAKDTDNIIFTQQTFVDFPDYWTSNLAFKRPKKITNANPQQADFKWGKRVLVDYTDERGHELQATLALPADYDSSKKYPMIVYFYEKMSNRHHLYSMPTYDDRPHMSAYASNGYLVLMPDIVFDEGLPGSSALDDVTSATKEVIKLGYADPDHIGLQGHSWGGYESSFIVTQTDMFATVVTGAPLTNLVSMYNIAYKRSGSLNGPILEWSQGRMGVSPYENLALYQSQSPVHQAKNINTPFLILHGTSDGAVDWNQGLEFYSAARRLGKEVILLSYPDEPHHLGKEENQKDFQIRMKQYFDHYLKDSVAPLWMKEGIKHADKKRVGPEVLKKGE, from the coding sequence ATGAACACCCTAAACCATAATCGTACCTATTCCTTATTTCTTGGCCTACTCATGTGTAGCCTCGTCAGTTTTGGTCAAACTAAAAAACCATTAAGCTTAGACGATTATGCCCAATGGAATAAAATTACCAATACCGCCATTTCACCCAATGGAAACTGGGTTACCTTTAGTTATGTACCCAATGAAGGCGATGCCACCTTACATATTAAAAAAACAGAAGGCGATACCTTACGTACCGCTATCAACGGAAAACAAGTAGCGTTTTCTGCCAATAGCAAATGGGTAGCCTATTTGGTCAATCCCACAAAAAAGGCGGTTGAAAAGCTTAAGGAAGCTAAAAAACCTATACTTAGCGACTTACAACTGTTGAACCTCGAATCCAACAAAGTTTCTGAGGTGAAAAATGTAAAAGGCTATCATTTTTCAAAGACGTCTCAATTTATCGCCATTCAAAAAAATCCGATGGATAAGAAGGCAGATCATAAAGGAAGTGATGTGTTGCTGAAAGACCTAAACAAAGACATTACCCTAAATATTGGTAATGTAGCCAACTATGCTTTTAACAAAGAAGGCACGCTCTTTTCTTATGTGGTTGATGCTAATGAAGATGATGGTAACGGACTCTTTCTTATCGACCTAAACACCTTACGTACCTATCCATTGCACACGGGTAAATTTACCTATGCTCAAATGACATGGAATAAAAAAGGAGATCGATTGGCAGCCCTATTCGGGACCAAAATAGACACACTGGTAGAACGTGAAAACAAGCTGTATTACACCTCCAATTTATCCTCGGGAATGACCACTGCTATTATACCAAATATATATTCCCCGGAAGGAGATGCAAATTTTCCTAAACCATTGACTATTTGTGATTATGGAAAGCTTACTTGGAATAAAGCTGGAACACAAATTACCTTCGGTGTTAAGGCCCAAAAAGACGTTATTAAGAAGGACGATTTACTCAAGGCAGATGTAGATGTTTGGCACTATAAAGATGAACGCATTCAGTCTCGGCAAGCGGTACAAGCCAAGCAAGATGAAAAGGCAACATTTACCGCGGTATTAAATTTGGACAGCAAAAAATTTATCCCCTTAGAGAATGAGGAGATGCCTAGGGTAACGGTCAGTAAAAAGTCAGATTGGGCTGTAGGTAGTGTAGATACCTTATACCGTAAAGATCTTACTATGGTTCGAGGCTATACTGATTTATACAGCATCAATACCAAAACAGGAGCTAAAAAGTTAATCGCCAAAAAGGTGTTGCGGAATATGGGAATATCTCCCAATGGTGAATGGGCACTGTTTTCTAAAGACGGTGCGGTAATGGGCTATCAATTTGCTAACGGAACGCTATCTAATTTAACGGAACGCACAGGAATCAATTTTGCCAATGAAGAGTATGACATACCCGTTGAAAAACCTACTTATGGCATTGCCGGATGGTCAAAAGATGGGGAAACCTTACTCTTAAATCACAAGTTCGATATATGGATCATCTCACTGAATTCAGAAGCTGTATCAAACCTTACGCAAGGTGTGGGCACTGAAGGGAAAATCCGCTTTCGATTAGTCCAATTAGACCCTGAAGCAGAAACATTTGACCTTACCAAACCCTTATTGCTCTATGCCTATGGCGACCGCACCAAAAAATCAGGGTATTATGAAGTAACGGCAGGTAAAAAACCAAAAGCATTGATTTATGAAGACAAAATGATGGGACGCGTACTCAAAGCAAAAGATACCGACAACATCATCTTTACCCAACAGACCTTTGTAGATTTTCCTGATTATTGGACATCTAACCTGGCCTTTAAAAGACCCAAAAAAATTACGAATGCAAATCCGCAACAAGCCGATTTTAAATGGGGCAAAAGAGTATTGGTAGATTATACCGATGAACGCGGACATGAACTACAAGCTACGTTGGCGTTACCGGCGGACTATGATTCGTCAAAGAAATACCCTATGATTGTGTATTTCTACGAGAAAATGTCTAACCGACATCACCTGTATTCAATGCCTACGTATGATGACAGACCACATATGTCTGCTTATGCCAGCAATGGGTATTTGGTCTTAATGCCAGATATCGTTTTTGATGAAGGGTTACCAGGTTCATCCGCTTTAGATGATGTTACCAGTGCCACAAAAGAAGTGATTAAATTGGGCTATGCAGATCCAGACCATATTGGCTTGCAAGGGCATAGCTGGGGTGGTTATGAATCTTCCTTTATTGTTACCCAAACCGATATGTTTGCAACCGTAGTAACCGGTGCTCCGTTAACCAATTTGGTGAGTATGTACAATATTGCCTACAAACGCTCAGGGAGTTTAAATGGTCCCATTTTAGAATGGTCTCAGGGTAGAATGGGTGTGAGTCCGTATGAAAACTTAGCATTGTATCAAAGTCAATCGCCAGTGCATCAGGCAAAAAACATCAATACACCTTTTTTGATTTTACACGGTACTAGTGATGGAGCGGTAGATTGGAACCAAGGTTTAGAGTTTTATTCCGCAGCAAGAAGACTCGGTAAAGAGGTTATTTTATTGTCGTATCCAGATGAACCACATCACTTAGGTAAAGAGGAAAACCAAAAAGATTTTCAAATCCGGATGAAGCAATATTTTGATCACTACCTAAAAGATAGTGTTGCTCCTTTATGGATGAAGGAAGGCATTAAACATGCCGATAAAAAACGAGTAGGCCCAGAAGTCTTAAAAAAAGGGGAGTAG
- a CDS encoding TIR domain-containing protein — MIKEYIYIISLALVSALIALIAYIIAKRSKLSKYNDDKKRAELEGIRKSLESQMYNINDRLVLNEERWRDVNHLLLRDEYIKNDSPLTERSKIQLTEFLKSNGIKENDLKIDEKLVFILTPFHNRYQNEYNVIKEVCLSIGFKAFRGDENYFKSDIFPEMLKLIVKANLIIANINGRNPNVLYELGIAQALDKPVILISSEPENLPVDIKSKRFLIYKNSDELRVLIREELFNIVNNNE, encoded by the coding sequence ATGATTAAAGAATATATATATATAATTTCACTTGCTTTAGTTAGTGCTTTAATAGCATTGATAGCATATATAATTGCCAAAAGGTCAAAACTTTCAAAATATAACGATGATAAAAAAAGAGCTGAATTAGAAGGTATTCGTAAATCGCTCGAATCTCAGATGTATAACATAAATGATAGATTAGTCTTAAACGAAGAAAGATGGAGAGATGTAAATCACTTGCTGTTACGAGATGAGTATATTAAAAACGATTCTCCACTTACGGAAAGATCGAAAATACAATTAACTGAATTTTTAAAATCAAATGGAATTAAGGAGAATGATTTAAAAATTGATGAAAAACTAGTCTTTATACTGACACCTTTTCATAATAGATATCAGAATGAATATAACGTTATTAAAGAGGTCTGTTTATCAATAGGGTTCAAAGCTTTTAGAGGAGATGAAAACTATTTTAAGAGTGATATATTTCCAGAAATGCTTAAATTAATAGTAAAAGCAAATTTGATAATTGCCAATATTAATGGTAGAAACCCTAATGTATTATATGAACTTGGAATAGCTCAAGCTCTTGATAAACCTGTAATATTGATTTCTAGCGAACCTGAAAATCTACCAGTAGATATAAAATCTAAAAGATTTCTTATTTACAAGAATAGTGATGAACTTCGTGTTTTAATTAGAGAAGAGCTTTTTAACATTGTGAATAATAATGAGTAA
- a CDS encoding nSTAND3 domain-containing NTPase, which yields MSKLQNIENALSAINGAVFQELCDSFLLLRNNNYSAFSRTGSQKGNQKTIKGTPDSFLLLPNGKYIFVEYSTNKTQGINKLQDDIDKCLDNKKTGIDIAIISEIIICVNFHLKVFEIETLRSLLENTSIRLTIYTLDSLALELSLQHRDLAKRYLQIPIDTGQIISIDKFIKEYNSISNGIATPLNNKFLHRVDELKELKKALRNNDFIILTGAPGVGKTKLAIEAIREFVKENPSFSAYCISYKHHSLLEDLYQYFDSDKNYILFVDDANRIDAFNQITGFYKSHKNGNFKIITTVRDYAFQEIEKLSQEYNPIRIDLNKFSDEQIEKILEAEPLSISNTDYQKEIVRIAEGNPRIAIMTALLAKEKQDITVLSDVSDLFEKYFSTFIKDDGQFSNDLNLKCLGIISFFYTIPFKDKDTTLKILETFNVTYDDFIQVIDNLDRLELVEIQYENVKIPEQNLSTYFFYRSFIKDDLLSFKTLLQKYFFENIFRFSDTVIPANNTFGPERVMKKLKPHLLEYWRELISLNKENLNIKFLNTFWFYLQDETLEYVLNSVKHISQPEIEKFKVTYSNNEFSHKGDEIIELLGNYFYNTSNLKEAIELSLLYVRKKPKLLSNLIYKIVSTLTFDKNDYQIAYFRQVSLFKILINGLKIERNYYIQILLELSKTFLQYKFHHFKRGRNNSFYHYDYYLENSPEIKLFRKNLWETINNNFEENPQLSFDVLKSLKDSPRDIVKKILEFDLKFLINIIEKHLNTESFEHANYVQDKIKWLKICKIKHPKLQYLKSKFTNELYEISLKIDWDKFRDKEMYEYDNLTEYDVLKELEIRKSFVFEDSHEVDEFYKKFVYIRTFSSNDWNYSKVLDIIIDENFNHNFEIGLFFLELVIKENKIQNFIPNVAFTNQLTKNHIADKIWSIISENQFDLKPIWQLSFLDRLSDNLVSKKYLNFFIETIKNTKRTYISHFEKIARFKKIEPNLFKIILSTILEQNINGADIKIWMSFFEEYFEELGDDLNLIKQSYIQQDLLQSNFDYKGNGFLKILEIDSNFLIEYVQAIKSQYQFSIPRENRKFGFIWSVNDIENVMSKVFDFFVEKEPYFGMSNHYCNTFFNAIPLGYENKAEEFLIKYARINCDDYKKVNIVVDIVRGEMKRIFNDILIQHISLNQDVNVFSNIWWRGNGGTYSGNVIIGDIQASDWRNILSIIEKSELGIETIPIKNQVKRNIENALKNGDLERKRRFLRRGI from the coding sequence ATGAGTAAACTTCAAAATATAGAAAATGCACTTTCTGCTATTAACGGTGCCGTATTTCAAGAATTATGTGACAGTTTTCTCTTATTAAGAAATAATAATTACTCCGCATTTTCTAGAACAGGTAGCCAAAAAGGTAATCAAAAAACAATAAAAGGCACACCAGATTCTTTTCTTTTATTACCCAATGGTAAATATATATTTGTAGAATATTCAACTAATAAAACCCAAGGCATTAACAAGTTACAAGATGATATTGATAAGTGTCTGGATAATAAAAAAACAGGAATTGATATTGCTATTATTTCTGAAATTATTATTTGTGTAAATTTTCACTTAAAAGTTTTCGAAATTGAAACATTACGTTCTTTATTAGAGAATACCAGTATTAGGTTAACTATTTACACATTGGATAGTTTAGCTTTGGAACTAAGTTTACAACACAGGGATTTAGCCAAGAGATATTTACAAATCCCTATTGACACAGGCCAAATAATTTCAATAGATAAGTTTATAAAAGAATACAATAGTATTTCGAATGGTATTGCTACTCCATTAAATAATAAATTTCTACACAGAGTCGATGAATTAAAAGAGCTAAAAAAAGCCCTTCGTAATAATGACTTTATAATTTTAACTGGAGCACCAGGAGTTGGAAAGACAAAATTGGCAATAGAGGCAATAAGGGAATTTGTAAAAGAAAATCCAAGTTTTAGTGCTTATTGCATTTCATACAAACATCATTCATTGTTAGAGGATTTATACCAATATTTTGATTCAGATAAAAACTATATTTTGTTCGTTGATGATGCTAATCGAATAGATGCTTTTAATCAAATAACAGGATTTTATAAATCTCATAAGAATGGAAATTTTAAAATTATTACGACCGTTAGAGATTATGCTTTTCAAGAAATTGAAAAACTAAGTCAAGAATATAATCCAATAAGGATCGATCTTAATAAATTTTCTGATGAACAAATTGAGAAGATACTGGAGGCTGAACCATTAAGTATTAGTAACACGGATTATCAAAAGGAGATTGTTCGAATAGCCGAGGGAAATCCTAGAATAGCAATTATGACCGCTCTTTTAGCTAAAGAAAAACAGGATATAACCGTTTTATCAGATGTTTCAGATTTATTTGAAAAGTATTTTTCAACTTTTATAAAGGACGATGGGCAATTTTCTAATGACTTAAACTTAAAATGTCTTGGAATAATATCATTCTTTTATACTATTCCATTTAAAGATAAGGATACAACTTTGAAAATTTTGGAAACCTTCAATGTCACATATGATGATTTTATACAAGTAATTGATAATCTAGATAGACTTGAACTTGTTGAAATTCAATATGAGAATGTAAAAATACCAGAACAAAACTTATCAACCTATTTCTTCTACAGAAGTTTTATAAAAGATGATTTATTGTCCTTTAAAACTTTGCTTCAAAAATATTTCTTTGAGAATATATTTAGATTTAGCGACACTGTTATTCCTGCAAATAACACCTTTGGTCCAGAAAGAGTAATGAAAAAATTAAAACCTCATTTATTAGAATATTGGAGGGAGTTAATTTCATTAAATAAAGAAAATCTAAATATAAAATTTTTAAATACTTTTTGGTTTTATCTTCAAGATGAAACACTTGAATATGTTTTAAACTCCGTAAAACATATTTCACAACCAGAAATTGAAAAGTTTAAGGTAACATATTCGAATAATGAGTTTTCACATAAAGGAGATGAAATAATTGAATTATTAGGAAATTATTTTTACAATACTTCAAATCTTAAAGAAGCAATTGAACTTTCTCTATTATATGTTAGAAAAAAACCTAAACTCTTATCAAATTTAATATATAAAATAGTAAGTACGCTAACATTTGATAAAAACGATTATCAAATTGCTTATTTCAGACAAGTTTCATTGTTTAAAATATTAATTAATGGACTTAAAATTGAAAGAAACTATTACATTCAAATTCTACTTGAGCTAAGTAAGACTTTTTTACAGTATAAGTTTCATCATTTCAAAAGGGGAAGAAACAATTCTTTTTATCACTATGATTATTACCTGGAAAATAGTCCTGAGATTAAATTATTTCGCAAAAATCTTTGGGAAACAATTAATAATAATTTTGAAGAAAATCCACAACTTTCATTTGATGTTCTAAAAAGTCTAAAAGATTCACCAAGAGATATTGTCAAAAAAATTTTAGAATTTGATTTGAAATTCCTTATAAACATAATAGAAAAACACCTAAATACAGAATCGTTTGAGCATGCTAATTATGTTCAAGATAAAATTAAATGGTTAAAAATATGTAAAATTAAACATCCAAAACTCCAATACTTAAAATCAAAATTCACAAATGAATTATATGAAATTTCTTTAAAAATTGATTGGGATAAGTTTCGAGATAAAGAAATGTATGAATATGATAACCTAACAGAATATGATGTTTTAAAAGAATTGGAAATAAGAAAATCTTTTGTTTTTGAAGATTCCCATGAGGTGGATGAGTTTTATAAAAAATTCGTTTATATAAGAACATTTTCAAGTAATGATTGGAATTATTCAAAGGTTTTAGATATCATTATTGATGAAAACTTCAATCATAATTTTGAAATTGGACTCTTTTTCTTAGAACTAGTTATAAAGGAGAATAAAATACAAAATTTTATTCCCAATGTAGCTTTTACCAATCAATTGACCAAAAATCATATCGCCGATAAAATTTGGAGTATAATTTCTGAGAATCAGTTTGATTTAAAGCCTATATGGCAGCTGTCTTTTCTTGATAGGTTAAGTGATAATTTAGTATCCAAAAAATATTTAAATTTTTTCATAGAAACAATTAAAAATACTAAACGAACATATATCTCGCATTTCGAAAAAATAGCAAGATTTAAAAAGATTGAACCTAACTTATTTAAAATAATATTGTCAACTATTCTTGAACAAAATATTAATGGTGCTGATATTAAAATATGGATGTCTTTTTTTGAAGAGTATTTCGAAGAATTAGGAGATGATCTTAATTTAATCAAACAATCCTATATCCAGCAAGACCTGCTACAATCAAACTTTGATTATAAAGGAAATGGCTTTCTTAAAATTTTAGAAATTGACTCAAACTTTCTTATAGAATATGTTCAAGCAATTAAATCTCAATACCAATTTAGTATTCCGAGAGAAAATAGAAAATTTGGATTTATTTGGAGCGTGAATGATATTGAAAATGTAATGTCCAAGGTATTTGATTTTTTTGTAGAGAAAGAACCCTATTTCGGAATGTCAAATCATTATTGTAATACGTTTTTTAATGCTATTCCTCTAGGATATGAAAATAAAGCAGAAGAATTTTTAATTAAATATGCTCGAATTAATTGTGATGATTATAAAAAAGTTAATATTGTTGTTGATATTGTACGCGGGGAAATGAAAAGGATTTTCAACGATATTTTAATTCAGCACATTTCTTTGAACCAAGATGTTAATGTTTTTTCTAATATATGGTGGAGAGGTAATGGCGGTACATATTCTGGAAATGTAATTATAGGAGATATTCAAGCGTCCGATTGGCGAAATATTTTATCAATAATAGAAAAATCTGAACTGGGTATAGAAACAATTCCAATTAAAAATCAAGTTAAAAGAAATATCGAGAATGCCTTAAAAAATGGTGATTTAGAAAGGAAAAGAAGATTTTTGAGAAGAGGCATATAA
- a CDS encoding WG repeat-containing protein — protein sequence MKSIVSLALLLFFQCTYSQVEEPLIPFKNKGSWGFSDVNREIIIEAQYDTVHFFDRNNLSKVYKNKVFGFINKNGKNIVPIALSNAKLIADSLYIVEKNMKYGIIDKNGNNLLDTDFQHIEYINTGFFIVKKKDLYGVYNVANSIQNPFLEISYDNIEYQDYQRRFICQKNSDVYIYDRSGELLEKRKMDDENNGFDIDLPFTVARKNEYPKFETIHKKKLKGLIITAKRTRGSSYLGIVTNTIEAKYDSINPKHWDIDCFVVKRKNKWGAINLKGETLLENKYEDIDVASIYLRTLKVQPYRHLYIVKKDDKWGLVMSKSTGNYVKLKNNVVIPFEYDAIYKNVEEPFYIVKANNKYGVFLNSGYQVKQITETKYAKIDLMHETVDGFKLVKVVDTNGDVFFVGENGAEFFQN from the coding sequence ATGAAATCAATAGTATCACTCGCATTACTCCTCTTTTTTCAATGTACCTATAGTCAGGTGGAAGAACCTTTAATTCCTTTCAAAAATAAGGGTTCTTGGGGTTTTTCGGATGTGAATAGAGAAATTATAATTGAAGCCCAGTACGATACCGTCCACTTTTTTGATAGAAACAACCTGTCCAAAGTGTACAAAAACAAGGTATTCGGATTCATCAATAAAAATGGGAAAAATATAGTTCCCATAGCATTAAGTAATGCGAAGCTCATTGCAGATTCCCTATATATTGTAGAAAAGAATATGAAATACGGAATAATAGATAAGAATGGAAATAATCTACTGGATACAGATTTTCAGCACATAGAATACATCAATACTGGTTTTTTTATAGTTAAAAAAAAGGACCTTTATGGAGTATACAATGTTGCTAATTCGATACAAAATCCATTCCTTGAAATTTCTTACGACAACATTGAATATCAAGATTATCAACGTCGTTTTATATGTCAAAAAAATAGTGATGTGTATATCTATGACCGTAGCGGCGAACTTTTAGAAAAAAGAAAAATGGATGATGAAAATAACGGTTTTGATATTGATCTTCCTTTTACTGTGGCTAGAAAAAATGAATATCCCAAGTTCGAAACCATCCATAAAAAAAAATTAAAAGGATTGATTATTACAGCGAAAAGAACTAGAGGGTCCAGTTATTTAGGAATTGTGACCAATACCATTGAGGCAAAATACGACTCTATAAATCCTAAACACTGGGACATAGATTGCTTTGTCGTTAAACGCAAAAATAAATGGGGTGCTATCAACCTAAAAGGAGAAACACTACTAGAAAATAAATATGAAGACATTGATGTAGCATCCATTTACTTACGAACGCTAAAGGTACAGCCGTACAGACATTTGTATATCGTAAAAAAAGATGATAAGTGGGGCTTAGTGATGAGTAAAAGTACTGGCAATTATGTGAAATTGAAAAATAATGTGGTCATTCCTTTTGAATACGATGCCATATATAAAAATGTAGAGGAACCTTTTTATATCGTAAAGGCAAATAATAAGTATGGTGTTTTCTTAAATAGTGGTTATCAAGTTAAACAAATCACAGAGACCAAATATGCTAAAATTGATCTTATGCATGAAACTGTAGACGGTTTTAAACTGGTTAAAGTTGTCGATACCAATGGAGACGTATTTTTTGTTGGTGAAAATGGTGCGGAATTCTTTCAAAATTAA